ACCTTGCGGGCTGGGTGCTGGTCACGGTTCTGGCCTCCTCCTTCCGGGCCTCCTCGCGGAGCGCCCTCGCGCAGTTGATCGCAGTATGGGTCGTCTTCTGCGTCGCCGTGCCGCGCCTCGGGGCCTCCGTCGCCGGGGCGCTGCATCCGCTGCCCTCTCGCGCCGAGTTCACCGCCCAGGTGGAACGCGCGCTGAACGAGGTCGGGGACAGCCACAACCCGCAGGATCCCTTCTTCCGCTCGCTGCGGGACGAGTACCTGGCGCGCTACGAGGCGGCGTCCGTCGAAGAGCTTCCCGTGAACTGGGGCGGCGTGGTGAGCCGCGAAGGGGAGGCCATCAGCAGCCGGATCCAGGAGGAGCATCAGCGGGACTTGGTCGAAGGCCAGCGCCGTCAGGACCGCGTCCTGTCGTGGGCCGGGCTGCTCTCCCCGTACTTGGCGGCGCGGGACCTTTCCATGGCGGCAGCCGGGACCGGGCCCGAGGCGGTGGAGGCGTTCCGGGCGCAGGCGGAAGCCCACCGGTACGACCTCATACAGCGCCTTAACGATCTCCACATCAGCGAGATCCGTTACGAGAACGACCGCGCCCAGCGCCTGCCGCGGGAACACTGGGCGGAATTCCCGACCTTCGGGACGCGGCCGCCCGCGCTCGGAGGGGCGTTCGCCGGTCGCGCGCCCTCCCTCGGCGCGCTCGGCCTGTGGATTCTCCTTCCGCTCCTGGGCCTCGGCCTGGCACGGGCGCGGCTGGCGCGCGTGGGGGTGGAGCGGGCCGCATCGTGAGGGCGCGGCTCCGGCTGATCCGACTGGACATCCTCCGGCTGACGCGCTCCAACGGCGTCGCCGTCGCCGTCGTCCTGCTCCTGTCGATCGGGATCTACGGGGCGTGGCGCGGCGATCGCAACATCGAAGCGGCCGGGACCTCCGCGATCGCCGCGGAGACCGCCTACCGCGACCAACTGGCCTATCTCCTCTCCGTCTACCCTCCCACGACGGAAGCCGGGGAGGTGCTCTATTACCTGGCCTTTCCGGCCCCGCAGCCGTCCCTGCCTCTGGCCGCGCTCGCGCGGGGCCGCACGGAGGTCGAGACGGCGAGCCTTCGAATCCGGCTCCTGGCGCTCGAAGGGCAACTCTACGAACACGAGACGGTGAACCCGCGCCTCGCCGCGGCGGGCGACCTCGACCTCGCCTTCCTGCTCATCGCGCTCCTCCCCCTCTTCATCATCGCCCTCACCTACGACCTCGTCTCCAGCGAGCGGGAAGGGGGCACCTGGAACCTTGTCCGCCTCTTCGCCCGGCCGCGGCGCCTGCTCGCCCTGAAGCTCGCGTCGCGCGCCTGTCTCGTCGGCGCGGTGGTGGCGGTGCCGGTCGCGGTCGCGGCGTCGCTGGCGGGCTTCCCCCTCGATGGCCGGGCCGGTTGGGCGGTCGCCCTCATCGCGCTGCACACCCTGTTCTGGTTCGCGCTCTGCCTTGGCGTCGCGTCCGGCCGCCGGTCCTCCACCGCCAACGCCATGATCCTCGTCGGGACATGGGTGGCGCTCACCCTGCTGGCACCCGCCGCGCTCAGCCTCGCGAACGCGATCCTCCACCCCGTCCCGGAGGCGCTGGAACTCACCGTGCGCCAGCGCCAGGGATATCACGAAGCCTGGGATCTGACGAAGGACGAGACGATGCGGGGTTTCTTCGAGGACTACCCGGAGTGGAGCGACCGGACGGTCCCGGAGGACGTGTTCACGTGGGCCTGGTACTACGCCATGAACCACCGGGGCGACCGGGCCGCACGCGACGCGTCCGGCGCGTACCGGGACGTGCTTCGGGAACGGGAACGGTGGGCGCGGCGGTGGTCCCTGCTCGTGCCCCCGCTCGCGGCCCAGCTTGCCCTCGACCGCCTCGCGGCCACCGATCTCGGCGCGCAACTCGCGTACCAGGAGGTCGTCCGCCGACACCATGAGCGGTTGAAGACCTACTTCTACCCGCACTTCTTTGCCGGCACCCCGATCGATGCGGTCGACTGGGACGGGGTGCCCGTCTTCGAGCCGGCCGCACGGGAGGAAAGCGCGGCGCGGGCCGGCTTCCCGGCGGCGACCGCCCTCCTGCTGGCCTCGATCCTCGTGCTCGCCGCGGGCGCGCGGCTCTCCGGCCCGCGCGCCGACTGACCCGCGGCGGCCGTTGTCCTGTGGCGGCTGCTATCCCCCGGCCCCTGCCAGCGCTTCCAGCACGACGCCGGCCAGCTTCGGCATGTGGTCGCGCATCCGCGAATCGTCGGAGTTGACCTGCATCGAGACGGCCACGCCGTGGTCCGGGTAGTACGCGAGGAGCGAGTTGTATCCGGGCCAGAAGCCGCCGTGGCCGTACGTCAGCCCGTGCTCGCTCTCGGCGACGGACACCGCGAGGCCGTATCCCAGATGCGGCCTCGTGCTGTCGGCAGGGAACCCGACTTCGAGCAGCTGGGGAAGGTCGTCGCCCTCGATCGCCTCGCCCTCGTACAGGAGCTTCGCCCAGCGGACCATCGCCTGCGGGTTGTTCACGAGGCCGCCCCCCGTCCACTCCTGGAGGGGATGGAGGATGAACCGGCCGTCCACGACGACCTCGAGCGGCGTGCCGTAGAGTTGCGAGCTGCGGTGCGCGTAGCCCTGCGCGAGTCCGGGCAGGTCGCGCCGATCCGCCGCCAGCGTGAGGTCGAGGCCGAGCGGGTCGAGGAAGAACTCGTCGAGGAGATCGTAGTAGGCGCGGCCCGTCGCCTCCTCGATGGCGAGACCCGCGAGCGTGTAGTGCACGTCGCTGTAGTGGTATCCCCCGCCGGCGGGGAAGAGCGGCTCGGCGTCCAGCACCGTCTCGGCGATGAACTCCTCCGGGGTCATGTACGCGTCGGGATCGCGGAACACCTCGCCCAGCCGCACGGCGAAGTCGGGGTCCTCGAAGTAGGGCTGGATCATGCCGGCCGTGTGGTTCAGGAGGTTGCGCACCGTGAGGTCGGCGTGATTCGGGACCCGGGAGAACCACTCCTCATCGCCGAGCCACGTGGAGACCGGCGCATCGAGATCCAGGTCTCCGTTCATGGCCAGCTGCAGGGCGACCGCCGCGACGTACGTCTTGCCGATGCTGCCGGAGCCCATGCGCATGTCCGGCGTCATCGGGACCTCGTCGTCCACGTCCGACAGGCCGGTGGCGAAGCCGAACACGCGTCCGCCCGGGAGGATGAACGCGGCGGTCGCCCCCGGGAAGTTCTCGTCCGTCTCCCGGGCCTGCGCCCACGCCGCGTCGAGTTCGGCCTGGAACGCCTCCACCAGCGCCGCCGTCGCTTCCGGAGACAGGGAAGGCTGAGGCTCGGTCGCCGGATCCGGTGTCGAGTCCGGCCCCGGACCGCAGGCCAGGACGAGGCAGACGCCCAGACACGCGAGGCGGGACGAGATCCTGCGGCGATATGTGTGACCCATGGCGCGTCCTCCTCTCGGTTCGCCTGCGGAAGCTCCAGCCGGCGGCTTGCCTTGTCCGCCCGGCGTTGCCATGCAGCTTGCGGACGTCGGTTGGACCGGCCAAGAGTTGAAGCGCCATCAGCCGGAGAGAATGCATGCGGAAAGCGCTTGTCCTGATTTTGGCGGTGGCCCCCGCGCTCGTCGTCCCCCGCGTCGACGCGCAGGAGCCGGTGCAACGGTACGTCTTCGAGGGCAGCGTGCGCGACGGGGGGACCGGTTTCCCCCTGGCGGGAGCGCGCGTATCGGTGGTCGGGAGGGAAACCGGAGCGGTGACCCGCGCCGACGGCACCTTCCACCTGACCGGGATGGCCGCGGGCGTGCACACGCTTCGAGCCGAGCGCCTGGGGTACCGGGGCACCACGGTGGAAGTCACCGTGGGGACGGAGCGCGCGCGCCGGGCGGTGGCGGAGTCGGGAGAGGTCGTGATCGAGTTGTCACCGTCTCCCATCGCGCTGGGGGAGTTGGTGGTGACGGCCACGATCAGCGAGCGCGCCGCGGCGGAGGCGCTCCGGCCCGTGAGCGTCATGGCGGGCGACGACCTGCAGCGCCAGATGACGGCGACCGTAGCGGGAACCCTGGCGTCCATGCCGGGGCTGGCCGCCACCAGGATGGGGCCGTCGGTAGCGCAACCGGTGATCCGGGGACTGAGCGGGGATCGGGTATTGATGCTCGAGGACGGGACTGCGGTGGGCGATGCCTCCAGCCAGGGCGCGGACCACACCACCGCGCTCGATCCGTCGTCGGCAAGGCGGATCGAGGTTGTGCGGGGTCCGGGCGCGCTGCTCTACGGGGGCAACGCGCTGGGCGGGGTCATCAACGTCATCCGCGA
The Candidatus Palauibacter soopunensis genome window above contains:
- a CDS encoding DUF3526 domain-containing protein, which translates into the protein MRARLRLIRLDILRLTRSNGVAVAVVLLLSIGIYGAWRGDRNIEAAGTSAIAAETAYRDQLAYLLSVYPPTTEAGEVLYYLAFPAPQPSLPLAALARGRTEVETASLRIRLLALEGQLYEHETVNPRLAAAGDLDLAFLLIALLPLFIIALTYDLVSSEREGGTWNLVRLFARPRRLLALKLASRACLVGAVVAVPVAVAASLAGFPLDGRAGWAVALIALHTLFWFALCLGVASGRRSSTANAMILVGTWVALTLLAPAALSLANAILHPVPEALELTVRQRQGYHEAWDLTKDETMRGFFEDYPEWSDRTVPEDVFTWAWYYAMNHRGDRAARDASGAYRDVLRERERWARRWSLLVPPLAAQLALDRLAATDLGAQLAYQEVVRRHHERLKTYFYPHFFAGTPIDAVDWDGVPVFEPAAREESAARAGFPAATALLLASILVLAAGARLSGPRAD
- a CDS encoding serine hydrolase domain-containing protein is translated as MGHTYRRRISSRLACLGVCLVLACGPGPDSTPDPATEPQPSLSPEATAALVEAFQAELDAAWAQARETDENFPGATAAFILPGGRVFGFATGLSDVDDEVPMTPDMRMGSGSIGKTYVAAVALQLAMNGDLDLDAPVSTWLGDEEWFSRVPNHADLTVRNLLNHTAGMIQPYFEDPDFAVRLGEVFRDPDAYMTPEEFIAETVLDAEPLFPAGGGYHYSDVHYTLAGLAIEEATGRAYYDLLDEFFLDPLGLDLTLAADRRDLPGLAQGYAHRSSQLYGTPLEVVVDGRFILHPLQEWTGGGLVNNPQAMVRWAKLLYEGEAIEGDDLPQLLEVGFPADSTRPHLGYGLAVSVAESEHGLTYGHGGFWPGYNSLLAYYPDHGVAVSMQVNSDDSRMRDHMPKLAGVVLEALAGAGG
- a CDS encoding DUF3526 domain-containing protein → MGLRNVLLVARRQVGAVREDRYVVFLLGLVIALGVVAVLGARHHAASEAEQRARYQAMVERQWLAQPDRHPHRVIHYGFLVFREEAPLAFFDPGVGSWAGTSLFLEGHRQNTANFGDARHATGMLRFGRLTPASVLALLLPLFVIVAGFASVSAERERGTLRLLLAQGATPAQILAGKVLGTGVVAALAALPIGVATVVIAGSGAVGPVSVGRVAGLAGIYAAYLAGWVLVTVLASSFRASSRSALAQLIAVWVVFCVAVPRLGASVAGALHPLPSRAEFTAQVERALNEVGDSHNPQDPFFRSLRDEYLARYEAASVEELPVNWGGVVSREGEAISSRIQEEHQRDLVEGQRRQDRVLSWAGLLSPYLAARDLSMAAAGTGPEAVEAFRAQAEAHRYDLIQRLNDLHISEIRYENDRAQRLPREHWAEFPTFGTRPPALGGAFAGRAPSLGALGLWILLPLLGLGLARARLARVGVERAAS